Proteins found in one Methylobacterium sp. CB376 genomic segment:
- a CDS encoding MFS transporter — MIQNTVGATARHPASLRTQDPGMSKRLMTLLACACGLIAANIYYAQPLIGPISSELNLPKEAGGLIVTLTQIGYGAGLLLVVPLGDLFENRRLAISILVIGAFGLLISGIASSAAPFLAAALMVGLGSVTVQILVPYAAHLSPEATRGRVVGNVMSGLMMGIMLARPLASLITNFSSWRVVFFFSCAIMIGLTLILRSALPLRPVTAKMSYGKMLASMAHLVRTTPALRRRALYHACMFGAFSLFWTITPLLLMGPAFGFSQRGIALFALAGVAGAVAAPIAGRIADRGWIRSATAAAMMMAVAVFAMTHIAVLGSNLSLALFVLAGIILDFAVSANLVLGQRVIFALAPEFRARLNGVYMTTFFFGGAFGSALGSWVFARYGWNGASAAGIAFGLIALGYFATEKASGSRA; from the coding sequence ATGATCCAAAATACCGTGGGTGCAACCGCGAGGCATCCAGCATCGCTTCGCACGCAGGATCCAGGAATGTCGAAGCGGCTCATGACTCTCCTGGCCTGCGCATGCGGCCTGATCGCCGCGAATATTTATTACGCACAGCCCCTTATTGGCCCAATCAGTTCTGAATTGAATTTGCCGAAAGAAGCTGGCGGCCTCATCGTTACCTTGACGCAGATTGGCTATGGTGCCGGGCTGTTGCTCGTGGTGCCTCTTGGTGATCTTTTCGAGAATCGCCGGCTTGCCATTTCCATCCTGGTCATCGGCGCATTCGGGCTCCTCATCTCCGGAATCGCCAGCTCGGCCGCGCCCTTTCTCGCCGCTGCCCTGATGGTGGGTTTGGGCTCGGTCACGGTGCAGATTCTCGTCCCCTACGCCGCACATCTGTCGCCAGAGGCCACGCGTGGCCGCGTGGTCGGTAACGTGATGAGCGGTTTGATGATGGGCATCATGCTGGCTCGACCCTTGGCGAGTCTGATCACAAACTTTTCGTCCTGGAGGGTCGTCTTTTTCTTTTCGTGCGCAATCATGATTGGCCTTACGCTCATACTCCGCTCTGCGTTGCCTCTCCGGCCAGTCACGGCTAAGATGAGCTATGGCAAAATGCTCGCTTCGATGGCCCATCTCGTCCGGACGACGCCGGCGTTGCGACGGAGGGCACTCTATCACGCCTGCATGTTCGGTGCGTTCAGTCTCTTTTGGACGATAACACCGCTTCTGTTGATGGGGCCGGCGTTTGGCTTCAGCCAACGGGGTATCGCTCTCTTCGCCTTGGCCGGCGTCGCCGGAGCCGTCGCCGCACCGATCGCCGGCCGGATCGCGGACCGTGGATGGATCAGATCTGCAACGGCTGCTGCCATGATGATGGCGGTCGCCGTCTTCGCCATGACGCATATCGCCGTGTTGGGCTCCAACCTATCGCTCGCGCTCTTCGTGCTGGCCGGCATCATCTTGGATTTTGCAGTGTCGGCCAATCTCGTCCTCGGACAACGTGTGATTTTTGCGTTGGCGCCCGAGTTTCGTGCGCGGTTGAATGGTGTCTACATGACAACCTTCTTCTTCGGTGGCGCGTTTGGTTCCGCTCTAGGGAGCTGGGTGTTTGCCCGCTACGGGTGGAACGGAGCATCTGCTGCCGGCATCGCCTTTGGGCTGATCGCCTTGGGATATTTCGCAACCGAGAAGGCGAGCGGATCGCGCGCGTGA